A DNA window from Chryseobacterium sp. MEBOG06 contains the following coding sequences:
- a CDS encoding LytR/AlgR family response regulator transcription factor, giving the protein MITHIKCMIIDNDELDRLVLQHYIRQYENIQIVGSFDSAEKAIPYLDSSIDLLITETHLKGMSGLEFRQLAQKIPACIFVSSHPELAASVFETDTLDFITKPLLSERFHLSMQRLFNFFEIKEKCKCYDAMVGENCINIKEGGNILQLKMKDILYLEALKDYTRIITLEKNHCILNSLGNLLQKNFFDTFVRIHRSYAVPRHLIRGKSCHEIELAHKIRLPIGRAYKDNLSFFHP; this is encoded by the coding sequence ATGATTACCCATATTAAATGTATGATTATTGATAATGATGAACTGGACAGGCTGGTTCTTCAGCATTATATCAGGCAGTATGAAAACATACAGATTGTCGGCTCTTTTGATTCGGCAGAAAAAGCAATTCCCTATCTCGACTCCTCTATTGATCTTCTGATCACAGAAACCCATTTAAAAGGAATGAGCGGACTGGAATTCCGCCAACTGGCTCAAAAGATTCCTGCCTGTATTTTTGTAAGTTCCCATCCGGAGCTGGCAGCCAGTGTTTTCGAGACCGATACGTTGGATTTTATTACCAAACCTTTACTATCAGAGCGTTTTCATCTTTCTATGCAGCGGCTTTTTAATTTTTTTGAAATCAAAGAAAAGTGCAAATGTTATGATGCTATGGTAGGTGAAAACTGTATCAACATCAAAGAGGGCGGCAATATTCTTCAACTTAAAATGAAAGATATCCTATACCTGGAAGCTCTAAAAGATTATACAAGAATCATAACTCTTGAAAAAAATCACTGTATTTTAAATTCTCTCGGAAATCTCCTCCAAAAGAATTTTTTTGACACTTTTGTAAGGATACACAGAAGTTATGCTGTTCCCCGCCACCTTATCCGTGGAAAAAGCTGTCATGAAATAGAACTGGCACATAAGATCAGACTTCCCATCGGCAGAGCTTACAAGGATAACCTATCGTTCTTTCACCCTTAA